A region of Stigmatopora nigra isolate UIUO_SnigA chromosome 6, RoL_Snig_1.1, whole genome shotgun sequence DNA encodes the following proteins:
- the elmod2 gene encoding ELMO domain-containing protein 2, producing the protein MLAYVWQYFYTTYLRYWFKWLIRQLTRTCELQRICSSYGPGAPRTINTEYSLKNSKCKLLRSALLSNKDHLRNHVEQIMKEKNIKVQTNPPLKESLHASLLQITGYNDLYQSAEDVRKEAFCPENPQHEAMLLKLWELLMPGIKLESRVTKQWGDIGFQGDDPKTDFRGMGMLGLTNLLFFSEHYTQEARLVLSHANHPKLGYSYAIVGINLTEMAFSLLKSGALKAHFYNTVPGTPELRHFHQLYCYLAFEFDKFWLAEEPESIMLFNQYREKFHHVVRNLLTDPHVRLSLSPASKN; encoded by the exons ATGCTAGCATACGTTTGGCAGTACTTTTACACAACCTACTTGAGGTACTGGTTCAAGTGGCTCATCAGGCAGCTGACGAGGACATGTGAGCTGCAGAGGATATGCTCCAGCTATGGGCCGGGCGCACCCAGAACAATAAATACGG AATATTCCCTCAAGAATTCAAAATGCAAG CTTCTACGAAGCGCCCTGCTGAGCAACAAGGATCACTTAAGAAACCACGTGGAGCAAATAATGAAGGAGAAGAACATCAAAGTGCAGACTAACCCGCC CCTTAAAGAAAGCCTGCACGCCTCTTTGCTGCAAATAACGGGCTACAACGACCTCTACCAATCTGCCGAGGACGTCAGAAAGGAAGCATTCTGCCCTGAGAACCCACAACACGAGGCTATGCTATTAAAG CTTTGGGAGCTCCTCATGCCCGGAATCAAGCTGGAGTCCAGGGTGACCAAGCAGTGGGGGGACATCGGCTTTCAAGGGGACGACCCTAAGACGGACTTTCGAGGAATGGGAATGCTAGGCCTCACAAATCTTCT GTTCTTCAGTGAACACTACACTCAAGAAGCTCGTCTGGTCCTATCACACGCCAATCATCCCAAACTAGG GTACTCCTACGCCATCGTGGGGATCAACCTAACCGAGATGGCATTCAGTCTGCTGAAAAGCGGCGCCCTTAAAGCACATTTCTACAACACCGTACCCGGCACCCCCGAACTACGACACTTCCATCAACTTTACT GCTACCTGGCGTTCGAATTCGACAAATTCTGGCTAGCTGAGGAACCCGAAAGCATCATGCTGTTTAACCAATACAGAGAAAAGTTCCACCATGTGGTCCGGAACCTCCTCACTGACCCCCACGTGCGACTATCTTTGAGCCCCGcctctaaaaactaa
- the ucp1 gene encoding mitochondrial brown fat uncoupling protein 1, translated as MVGLKPSDVPPPLAVKMASAGAAACIADMVTFPLDTAKVRLQIQGEMKVAAAEAKAIRYRGVFGTISTMIRTEGPRSLYNGLVAGLQRQVCFASVRIGLYDNVRDFYTGGAANAGIMMRILAGCTTGAMAVSFAQPTDVVKVRFQAQMNLDGVAKRYSGTMQAYRHIFRNEGLRGLWKGTLPNITRNALVNCTELVTYDLIKEAILRHKLMSDNLPCHFVSAFGAGFVTTVIASPVDVVKTRYMNSPPGQYRSAINCAWTMMTKEGPTAFYKGFVPSFLRLGSWNVVMFVSFEQIKRAMMVTKKRFETSD; from the exons ATGGTAGGCCTGAAACCCTCGGACGTGCCCCCTCCCCTCGCAGTCAAGATGGCGAGCGCCGGGGCGGCGGCGTGCATCGCCGACATGGTCACCTTCCCACTGGACACGGCCAAAGTCAGgcttcag ATCCAAGGTGAGATGAAGGTGGCGGCGGCGGAAGCCAAAGCTATCCGCTACAGAGGCGTGTTCGGGACCATCAGCACCATGATCCGCACCGAGGGTCCGCGTTCGCTCTACAACGGGTTGGTGGCGGGATTGCAGAGGCAGGTTTGCTTCGCCTCCGTCCGAATCGGCCTCTACGACAACGTTCGGGATTTCTACACGGGGGGAGCTGCAA ATGCCGGAATCATGATGCGCATCCTAGCCGGCTGCACAACGGGCGCCATGGCGGTGTCCTTTGCGCAACCCACCGACGTGGTGAAGGTTCGATTCCAGGCTCAGATGAATCTGGATGGCGTGGCGAAGCGCTACAGCGGGACCATGCAAGCCTACAGGCACATTTTCCGCAATGAAGGACTTCGAGGACTCTGGAAAg GGACGTTGCCTAACATTACGAGGAATGCGTTGGTCAACTGTACCGAGCTGGTGACCTATGACCTCATCAAAGAAGCCATCCTGCGACACAAGCTCATGTCAG ACAACCTACCGTGTCACTTTGTGTCGGCCTTCGGGGCCGGTTTCGTCACCACGGTGATCGCCTCCCCGGTGGACGTGGTGAAAACTCGCTACATGAACTCGCCGCCGGGTCAGTACCGCAGCGCAATCAACTGCGCGTGGACCATGATGACCAAAGAGGGACCTACCGCATTCTACAAGGG gtttgtgCCATCCTTTTTGAGACTGGGCTCGTGGAATGTCGTCATGTTCGTCTCCTTCGAACAAATTAAACGCGCCATGATGGTGACTAAGAAGCGCTTTGAGACGTCCGACTGA
- the tbc1d9 gene encoding TBC1 domain family member 9, translating to MWLSPEEVLLAGALWITERANPYFILQKRKGHGGGGGGGAGGLAGLLVGTLDVVLDSSARTAPYRILYQTPDSLSYWIIAHGTSRKEITEHWEWLEHNMLQTLSIFENENDITTFVKGKVQGIIAEYNKNHDVKEDDDTDKFKEASSKFRKLFGMPDEEKLVNYYSCSYWKGKVPRQGWLYLSINHLCFYSYLLGKEVKLVVRWADITQLEKSATLLLPDGIKVSTRSQEHIFSVFLNINETFKLAEQLANIAMRQLLDNKGFEEDRSLPKLKKKSPVKVSALKRDLDARAKSERYRALFRLPKDEKLDGHTDCTLWTPFSKMHILGQMFVSTNYICFTSKEEMQCSLIIPLREVTIVEKADSSNVLPSPVSISTKNRMTFLFANLKDRDFLVQRISDFLQQTPSKGGPERELAAALNGSDEEVFGSLLSISPQRSSSSEGERAFNLNDSSVPTASQALMTMYRRRSPEDFNPKLAKEFLKEQAWKNHFSEFGQGVCMYRTEKTKDLVLQGIPEGMRGDLWLLFSGAVNEMATHPGYYEDLVERSMGKYNLATEEIERDLHRSLPEHPAFQNEMGIAALRRVLTAYAFRNPNIGYCQAMNIVTSVLLLYAKEEEAFWLLVALCERMLPDYYNTRVVGALVDQGVFEELAREYVPELYDCMQDLGVISTISLSWFLTLFLSVMPFESAVVVVDCFFYDGIKVIFQLALAVLHASIHQLLECKDDGEAMTVLGRYLDNVTNKDSILPPIQHLHSLLTDNGEPHPEVDIFKLVRNSYEKFGSIRADVIEQMRFKQRLRVIQTIEDTTKRNVVRSIVTETAFGVDELEELFVLFKAEHLSSCYWGGTSSNPTERHDPSLPYLEQYRIDGEQFKGLFTLLFPWANGARSDPLALRFFRLLDHNGDAFINFREFINGLSVLYHGDLTERLKLLYQMHVLPEVSGEHEEPDSAFEATQYFFEDIAPETSAGQEGKNQKEKDDGFVRVTFKTEKVKKLNPPDYGHYLKLWNHDSKSTSERTKDLPKLNQAQFIELCKTLYAMFSEDPAEQQLYHATATVTSLLLEMGEVGKLFSAARREPRRADHSSEEEEDDRDVKVEDNSLKSAMLTSDDEAKDDTSVSSYSVLSAGSDDGKLRCEDVADDTVLVGCESGGKKGGGNGDGVDRDWAITFEQFLASVLTEQALVVYFEKPADAAARITNAKNAHKGGRKTLLSVSDYEISLSG from the exons ATGTGGCTGAGTCCCGAAGAGGTGTTGCTGGCCGGCGCCCTTTGGATCACCGAGCGGGCCAATCCATATTTCATCCTCCAGAAGAGGAAAGGCCATGGCGGAGGAGGCGGTGGAGGAGCGGGAGGACTGGCTG GTTTACTAGTGGGTACCCTGGACGTGGTCCTGGACTCAAGCGCCCGCACGGCTCCCTACCGGATTCTCTACCAGACCCCAGACTCGCTATCCTATTGGATCATTGCTCACG GAACATCCCGGAAGGAGATAACGGAGCATTGGGAGTGGCTGGAACACAACATGCTGCAGACgctgtctatttttgagaatGAAAATGACATTACGACgtttgtcaaaggaaaagtgcaG GGCATCATCGCCGAGTACAACAAAAACCACGACGTGAAGGAGGATGACGACACAGACAAGTTCAAGGAGGCCAGCTCCAAGTTCCGCAAGTTGTTTGGAATGCCCGACGAGGAGAAGCTGGTTAACTATTACTCCTGTAGTTACTGGAAGGGTAAAGTTCCACGCCAAGGATGGCTCTACCTCAGCATCAACCACCTCTGCTTCTACTCTTACCTCTTGGGCAAAGAAG TGAAACTGGTGGTGCGCTGGGCGGACATCACCCAGCTGGAGAAGAGCGCCACCTTGCTGCTACCTGATGGCATCAAAGTCAGCACACGCAGCCAAGAGCACATCTTCTCCGTCTTCCTCAACATTAACGAAACCTTCAAACTGGCTGAGCAACTAGCCAACATCGCCATGAGACAATTGTTGGACAACAAAGGCTTCGAGGAAGACCGTTCGCTACCAAAACTCAAGAAAAAATCGCCCGTCAAAGTGTCGGCCCTTAAAAG GGACTTGGACGCCAGGGCCAAGAGTGAACGCTATAGGGCGCTATTCCGTCTACCCAAGGACGAAAAACTGGATGGACACACGGATTGCACCTTATGGACGCCCTTTAGTAAAATGCACATCTTGGGACAAATGTTTGTCTCCACTAACTACATCTGCTTCACCAGCAAGGAGGAGATGCAATGTAGTCTCATCATTCCTCTACGTGAG GTGACCATCGTGGAGAAGGCGGACAGCTCCAACGTGCTCCCCAGCCCCGTCTCCATCAGTACCAAAAACCGAATGACTTTCCTGTTCGCCAACCTAAAGGACCGAGACTTCCTGGTTCAGAGGATCTCCGACTTTCTGCAACAGACGCCATCCAAAGGCGGTCCGGAGCGGGAACTCGCCGCCGCCCTTAACGGCTCCGACGAGGAG GTTTTCGGATCACTTTTGTCCATCAGCCCGCAACGCAGTTCCAGCTCGGAAGGCGAACGCGCCTTCAACTTGAACGACAGTAGCGTTCCCACCGCCTCGCAGGCTCTCATGACCATGTACCGACGTCGTTCGCCAGAGGATTTCAATCCCAAATTG GCCAAAGAGTTCCTGAAGGAACAAGCATGGAAGAACCACTTCTCAGAATTCGGACAGGGAGTCTGCATGTACCGCACCGAGAAGACCAAAGACCTGGTCCTTCAAGGCATCCCCGAGGGAATGAGGGGAGATCTTTGGCTGCTCTTTTCTG GCGCCGTGAACGAGATGGCCACCCATCCCGGCTATTACGAAGACCTGGTAGAACGCTCCATGGGCAAATACAACTTAGCCACGGAGGAAATCGAACGTGACCTCCACCGCTCTTTACCAGAGCACCCCGCCTTCCAAAACGAGATGGGCATCGCCGCATTGCGCCGAGTACTCACCGCCTACGCCTTCAGGAACCCAAACATCGGCTACTGTCAG GCCATGAACATCGTGACGTCCGTATTACTCCTTTacgccaaagaagaagaagccttCTGGTTGTTAGTGGCGCTTTGTGAAAGGATGTTACCAGACTACTACAACACCAGAGTTGTCG gagcTCTGGTGGACCAAGGTGTGTTTGAGGAGTTGGCTCGGGAATATGTGCCCGAACTGTACGACTGTATGCAAGACCTGGGTGTCATATCCACCATCTCGCTGTCCTGGTTTCTCACCCTCTTCCTGTCCGTCATGCCCTTCGAGAGCGCCGTAGTGGTGGTGGATTGCTTCTTCTACGACGGCATTAAGGTTATCTTTCAGTTGGCGTTGGCGGTGTTGCACGCTAGTATTCATCAGCTGCTCGAGTGTAAGGATGATGGCGAGGCTATGACGGTGTTGGGAAG GTATTTGGACAATGTGACAAATAAGGACAGTATTTTACCGCCAATACAACATTTGCATTCCTTGTTGACGGATAATGGAGAGCCGCATCCGGAGgtggacatttttaaattagtcCGCAATTCTTATGAG AAATTCGGCTCAATTCGTGCCGACGTCATCGAGCAGATGCGTTTCAAGCAAAGGCTCCGAGTCATTCAGACCATTGAAGACACCACCAAACGTAACGTG GTCCGAAGTATCGTCACAGAGACGGCCTTTGGTGTCGACGAACTGGAAGAACTCTTTGTCCTGTTCAAG GCGGAGCACCTGAGCAGCTGCTACTGGGGAGGCACCAGTAGCAACCCGACGGAACGCCACGATCCAAGCCTTCCCTACCTGGAGCAGTATCGTATCGACGGTGAGCAGTTCAAGGGTCTTTTTACGCTTCTCTTCCCTTGGGCCAATGGAGCACGCTCGGACCCCTTGGCGCTGCGCTTCTTTCGCCTTCTGGACCACAATGGCGATGCCTTCATCAACTTTCGGGAGTTCATCAACGGCCTGA GTGTTCTGTATCACGGTGATCTGACGGAGAGGCTCAAGCTCCTCTACCAGATGCATGTTTTACCAG agGTGAGTGGCGAGCACGAAGAACCTGATTCTGCCTTCGAGGCCACGCAGTACTTCTTTGAAGACATTGCTCCGGAAACATCCGCAG GTCAAGAAGGGAAGAACCAAAAGGAAAAGGATGACGGCTTTGTCCGGGTCacatttaaaactgaaaaag taaagAAACTGAACCCCCCTGACTACGGCCACTACTTGAAACTTTGGAACCACGACAGCAAGTCTACAAGCGAGCGCACCAAAGACCTCCCCAAGCTTAATCAG GCACAATTTATCGAGCTGTGCAAAACCCTTTACGCCATGTTCAGCGAGGACCCGGCAGAGCAGCAGCTCTACCACGCCACCGCCACCGTCACCAGCTTACTCCTGGAAATGGGCGAGGTGGGCAAACTCTTCAGCGCCGCACGCCGAGAACCCCGACGCGCCGACCATTCTTCCGAG gaggaagaggacgatCGAGACGTCAAAGTGGAAGATAACTCACTCAAGTCGGCCATGTTGACGTCGGACGACGAAGCCAAAGACGATACGTCGGTTTCGTCATACTCGGTGCTCAGCGCCGGTTCGGACGACGGGAAGTTGCGTTGTGAAGACGTCGCCGATGACACGGTGTTGGTGGGATGCGAATCTGGCGGGAAGAAAGGTGGCGGTAATGGCGATGGAGTGGATCGAGACTGGGCTATCACATTTGAGCAGTTCCTGGCGTCGGTTTTGACCGAGCAAGCCCTGGTGGTCTACTTCGAGAAGCCCGCCGACGCGGCGGCACGCATCACCAACGCCAAGAATGCTCACAAAGGAGGACGTAAAACTCTGCTGTCTGTTAGCGACTATGAAATTTCACTCTCCGGGTAA
- the LOC144198188 gene encoding aminoacyl tRNA synthase complex-interacting multifunctional protein 1-like → MGRSGELSEFQRGTVVGCHMCQKSLRQIANLLNLPRSTVNNVIVQWKRERRTCPLPRCGRPHKLKEEDRQVLERLAREQSFPSMAALTAEFRQASGANVSKATVTRELREMGLNLRSSNEGKVKERRRVPKTTEAHPEGKLQPDDRDPSDISRLDLRAGCIIRTMSLPGTDGLYLQHVDVGEAHPRTVVSEHVPVDMNCMAVLLCNVKPTQVRGVASQAGLVCVRSANGLEILAPPNGAVPGDRVTAHGFTGDPHKELEPATVCDHMTSDLRTDERCVATYKDVPLEILGKGVCRAPTLSDCQVVLMAGPWREDTETLFR, encoded by the exons ATGGGTCGCAGCGGGGAGCTGAGCGAATTCCAGCGGGGCACCGTGGTCGGATGCCACATGTGCCAAAAGTCCCTGCGTCAAATCGCCAACCTTCTCAACTTGCCCCGCTCCACCGTCAATAACGTCATAGTGCAATGGAAGCGAGAACGCAGGACGTGTCCACTGCCCCGCTGCGGCCGGCCACACAAGCTCAAGGAGGAGGACCGGCAGGTTCTGGAGCGCTTGGCCCGGGAGCAGAGCTTCCCGTCGATGGCGGCGCTTACCGCCGAGTTCCGACAGGCTTCCGGGGCTAACGTCAGTAAGGCTACCGTCACCAGGGAGCTCCGGGAGATGGGCCTCAACCTGCGCTCGTCCAACGAAGGCAAGGTCAAAG AGAGACGTAGAGTTCCGAAAACGACAGAAGCCCACCCTGAAGGAAAACTCCAGCCGGACGACCGAGACCCATCTGACATTTCTCGTCTTGACCTCCGGGCGGGCTGCATCATCAGGACCATGTCGCTACCCGGGACGGACGGCTTATATTTGCAGCACGTGGACGTTGGCGAGGCTCACCCGAGGACGGTGGTTAGCGAGCACGTGCCCGTAGACATG AACTGCATGGCGGTCCTCCTGTGCAACGTAAAACCAACGCAGGTCCGGGGCGTGGCGTCCCAGGCAGGGCTAGTCTGCGTGAGGTCGGCGAATGGCCTGGAAATCCTGGCGCCTCCAAATGGAGCGGTACCCGGAGATAGAGTCACGGCACACGGGTTTACAG GTGACCCACACAAGGAGCTAGAACCCGCCACGGTGTGCGACCACATGACATCCGACCTCCGCACCGACGAGCGGTGCGTGGCCACCTACAAGGACGTGCCGCTGGAGATTCTGGGCAAGGGTGTGTGTCGGGCGCCTACGCTGTCCGATTGCCAAGTTGTTTTGATGGCTGGGCCTTGGCGGGAAGATACGGAGACGCTTTTTCGATAG
- the LOC144198230 gene encoding RING finger protein 150-like produces MATSITRLCRSAALSTWLVSSLCSVHLLCLDFTVAEKEEWYTAYVNITYLDPLTGRPRSEKSECGRYGEHSPKREARGLVLAPSLPQERQMCEAAVRFPAAAAVLSRSDPAWVALVAAGNCSYRDKIRNAAAHNASAVVVYNTGSGGTNDTITMPHSGTGDIVAVMIPEHKGREIMALLEQQVAVTMHISVGTRNLQKYVSRTSVVFVSISFIILMIISLAWLVFYYIQRFRYANARDRNQRRLGDAAKKAIGKLPLRTIKKGDKETELDFDSCAVCIEAYKPNDVVRVLPCRHVFHKHCVDPWLHDHQTCPMCKMNILKALGILLNPDCSDESPPDYEFAPGGPPPVDAVVGESSVVLELAQRGDTHPDVDLAPQAEENYFISSSEHHLPLSSDSDSSLNTPRSTQAEPVRSVQSLKNENEELAWSATT; encoded by the exons ATGGCGACGTCTATCACTCGACTATGCCGCAGCGCAGCTCTCTCGACGTGGCTCGTCTCCTCCCTTTGCTCCGTACACCTGTTGTGTTTGGACTTCACCGTGGCCGAGAAGGAGGAGTGGTACACGGCCTACGTCAACATTACCTACCTGGACCCACTCACCGGTAGGCCGCGGAGCGAGAAGAGCGAGTGCGGCCGTTATGGCGAGCATTCACCCAAGAGGGAAGCCCGGGGGTTGGTTCTGGCTCCGTCGCTGCCACAGGAGCGACAGATGTGCGAGGCGGCCGTTCGCTTTCCAGCAGCGGCAGCGGTGTTGTCGCGCTCGGACCCCGCCTGGGTGGCGCTGGTGGCCGCGGGGAACTGCTCCTACCGGGACAAGATACGGAACGCCGCCGCACACAACGCCTCGGCTGTGGTTGTGTACAACACGGGATCCGGTGGTACCAACGACACCATTACTATGCCCCATTCTG gtaCTGGCGACATAGTGGCCGTCATGATCCCGGAGCACAAAGGTCGGGAAATCATGGCGCTGCTGGAACAGCAGGTGGCGGTCACAATGCACATCAGTGTAGGCACGCGCAATTTGCAGAAGTATGTGAGCAGAACGTCCGTCGTCTTTGTCTCCATCTCCTTCATCATTCTCATGATAATCTCCCTCGCCTGGCTTGTCTTCTACTACATCCAGAGATTCCGCTATGCTAATGCCCGAGACCGCAACCAG AGACGCTTGGGGGACGCTGCCAAAAAAGCCATCGGCAAGCTTCCACTGCGCACCATCAAGAAAGGAGACAAA GAGACGGAGCTGGACTTCGACAGCTGTGCTGTGTGCATTGAGGCTTATAAACCCAACGATGTCGTCAGGGTGTTGCCGTGCAG gCATGTGTTCCATAAGCACTGTGTGGACCCCTGGCTGCATGACCACCAGACTTGTCCCATGTGTAAAATGAATATTCTCAAAGCTTTGGGAATTTTG CTGAATCCGGACTGCTCTGACGAGTCGCCGCCAGACTACGAGTTTGCGCCGGGGGGTCCTCCGCCTGTTGACGCGGTAGTCGGTGAGAGCTCGGTGGTGTTGGAGCTGGCCCAAAGGGGGGACACACATCCGGATGTGGACTTGGCGCCACAGGCTGAGGAGAACTACTTCATTTCCAGCA GTGAGCACCACCTGCCACTCAGCAGCGATTCTGACTCCTCCCTCAACACGCCGAGATCAACTCAAGCCGAGCCAGTCCGATCCGTCCAATCTCTGAAAAATGAAAACGAAGAACTGGCCTGGAGCGCCACCACTTGA
- the dnajb14 gene encoding dnaJ homolog subfamily B member 14, which produces MEGNRDEAEKCINIASKAIDTGDKEKALKFLHKAEKLFPTQRAKALLEALTRNGSSASNGTHRRRTANDGGGQAAGDRAESAKVFTQDQVEGVQRIKRCKDYYKVLGVEKDAGDEDLKKAYRKLALKFHPDKNHAPGATDAFKKIGNAYAVLSNPSKRKQYDLTGGEEPSGPPGHGDGGANGFDFHRGFEADITPEDLFNMFFGGGFPSSSPQSFTNGRTSYSHNANSHQERTEERGDGRFSMFIQLMPIAVLILVSILSQMMVSPPPYSLYSRPSTGQTLRRQTENLRVDYYVSRDFKSKYKTAALQQIEKGVEEDYVLNVKNNCWRERQTQTDLLYAARLYRDERRRQKAEHMPMENCKELDRLTNLFRGG; this is translated from the exons ATGGAAGGGAACCGAGACGAGGCTGAAAAATGCATTAACATTGCGTCGAAAGCCATCGATACGGGGGACAAGGAGAAAGCTCTCAAGTTCCTCCATAAAGCCGAGAAGCTCTTCCCCACGCAGAGAGCTAAAG CCTTGTTGGAAGCCCTCACCCGAAACGGGAGCTCCGCATCTAACGGCACCCATCGCAGGCGAACGGCGAACGATGGCGGCGGGCAGGCGGCGGGTGATCGCGCCGAATCCGCCAAAGTCTTCACGCAGGACCAAGTGGAAGGCGTCCAACG aATTAAGCGCTGCAAAGACTACTACAAAGTGCTGGGTGTCGAAAAAGATGCCGGCGACGAAGATCTGAAAAAAGCGTATAGGAAACTAGCCCTCAAATTCCACCCGGATAAGAACCACGCTCCAGGAGCGACAGATGCTTTTAAAA agattgGTAATGCATACGCGGTGCTAAGCAACCCATCAAAACGAAAGCAGTACGACCTGACCGGAGGCGAAGAGCCCAGCGGACCGCCGGGTCACGGGGACGGAGGAGCCAACGGGTTTGACTTCCACAGAGGCTTCGAGGCAGATATCACACCAGAAGACCTTTTCAATATGTTCTTTGGAGGAGGATTCCCTTCAT caAGTCCACAATCATTCACCAACGGCAGGACGAGCTACAGCCACAACGCCAACTCCCACCAAGAGCGCACAGAAGAAAGAGGCGAT GGGCGCTTCTCCATGTTTATTCAACTGATGCCCATTGCGGTCCTTATTTTGGTGTCCATTCTGAGCCAGATGATGGTTTCGCCGCCTCCCTACAGTCTCTACTCTCGACC GTCCACGGGTCAGACGCTAAGGCGGCAGACGGAGAATCTGCGCGTGGACTACTACGTCAGCAGAGACTTTAAGTCCAAGTACAAAACAGCGGCGCTGCAGCAGATTGAGAAAGGCGTGGAGGAAGATTACGTGCTCAACGTCAAGAATAATTGCTGGAGGGAGAGGCAGACTC AAACGGACTTACTTTACGCCGCCAGGCTGTACCGGGACGAGCGTAGGCGGCAGAAGGCCGAGCATATGCCAATGGAGAACTGCAAGGAGCTGGATAGACTGACAAATCTCTTTCGAGGAGGGTGA
- the LOC144198550 gene encoding tetratricopeptide repeat protein 39B-like: MKSSTNGVGRIFSNAPELNSVDKMCSENLLSPPMDLEAALKECSSALDLFLNNRFSDALALLAPWKNQSMYHAMGYSSILVMQAGMTFDPKDMNAAMEALNDALLLCQRFRKKTGIMVTLSNLWYRQSPESLTEEEMHAELCYAEVLLQKAALTFLDESIIGFIKGGMRIRNSYQIYKECQAMIQSNSHSRGKSTNIHFQGGVSMGIGSFNLMLSLLPGRILKLMEFLGFSGDRELGLSELRAGASSGSLRSILSTLTLLMFHLYVSVILGSGDVDLSEAEALLEPFAKRFPNGALMLFYVARIALLKGNIRLAQEKFLACIAAQHEWRQIHHLCYWELMWAYSFEQNWREAYHYAHLLCQESKWSQSVYVFQKASILSMLPEDEVQKLGENVVDLYREVDGLRLKMAGKSIPTEKFAAKKAQRYSASKPAKLAVPALEMMYVWNGFTIVGKRADLTENMLTTLEKAEEELKHQPNPSEYHLDDQCVVQLLKGLCLRQLGQLDQAEVCFARVSSSEADLKYDKYLVPFSMYEMGLLHKQRGDIQKAISVMESAKTDYKDYNMESRLHFRIHAALNSMTSCQAEMTPL, from the exons ATGAAGTCATCAACAAATGGCGTTGGTCGGATTTTTTCAAATGCCCCTGAACTCAACTCG GTGGACAAGATGTGCTCTGAAAATTTACT ATCTCCACCGATGGATTTAGAGGCGGCTCTGAAGGAATGCTCCAGCGCCCTCGACCTCTTTCTCAACAACAGGTTTTCGGATGCTTTGGCTCTTCTGGCACCATG gaagAATCAGAGCATGTATCACGCGATGGGCTACAGTAGCATTTTGGTGATGCAAGCTggcatgacctttgaccccaagGATATGAATGCCGCAATGGAGGCGCTGAATGACGCCCTGCTTTTATGCCAGAG gttcAGAAAGAAAACCGGCATAATGGTGACTCTATCCAATTTATGGTATCGACAATCACCTGAAAGCTTAACAGAAG AAGAAATGCACGCCGAGCTATGCTACGCCGAAGTTCTTCTCCAGAAGGCGGCGCTCACATTCCTGGATGAGAGCATCATCGGATTCATCAAGGGAGGGATGAGGATACGAAATAGCTATCagatttacaa GGAGTGTCAGGCCATGATTCAAAGTAACAGCCATTCGAGAGGGAAAAGTACAAATATTCACTTTCAGGGCGGTGTCAGTATGGGAATTGGATCTTTTAATCTG ATGCTTTCTCTGTTACCGGGTCGAATCCTCAAGCTGATGGAGTTTTTGGGCTTCTCAGGGGACCGG GAGTTGGGTTTGTCCGAATTACGAGCGGGCGCCTCCAGTGGAAGTCTTCGCTCTATTCTCAGCACGTTAACTCTTCTCATGTTTCATCTTTATGTCTCGGTCATTCTGG GTTCTGGCGACGTGGATTTGAGCGAGGCTGAGGCGCTGTTAGAACCTTTCGCTAAAAGGTTCCCCAAT GGGGCACTCATGCTTTTCTACGTGGCCCGAATCGCCTTACTCAAAGGAAACATTCGATTG GCTCAGGAAAAATTTCTAGCCTGCATCGCGGCCCAACATGAGTGGCGCCAGATCCACCATCTCTGCTACTGGGAACTGATGTGGGCCTACTCCTTTGAACAAAACTGGAGGGAGGCCTACCATTACGCCCACCTACTCTGCCAGGAGAGCAAATGGTCTCAG TCCGTCTACGTCTTCCAGAAGGCGTCCATCTTGAGCATGCTCCCCGAGGACGAAGTACAAAAACTGGGTGAAAACGTTGTCGACTTGTACAG GGAGGTGGACGGCTTGAGGTTGAAAATGGCCGGGAAATCCATCCCCACGGAGAAGTTTGCAGCTAAAAAGGCTCAGCGATATTCCGCTTCGAAGCCGGCTAAATTGGCCGTGCCGGCTCTG GAGATGATGTACGTTTGGAATGGCTTTACTATCGTGGGAAAACGCGCTGACTTGACGGAAAATATGTTGACCACTTTGGAGAAAGCTGAGGAGGAGCTCAAGCATCAGCCAA accCATCAGAATACCACTTGGACGACCAATGCGTGGTTCAGCTGCTCAAAGGTTTGTGTCTGAGACAATTGGGGCAGCTCGACCAGGCTGAAGTCTGCTTCGCCCGCGTCTCCTCCAG TGAGGCCGACCTGAAGTATGACAAATACTTGGTGCCCTTCTCCATGTACGAGATGGGGCTCCTGCACAAACAGAGGGGTGACATCCAAAAGGCCATTTCCGTCATGGAAAGCGCCAA GACGGACTACAAGGACTACAACATGGAGTCACGTCTTCATTTCCGGATCCACGCCGCGCTCAATAGCATGACGTCCTGCCAAGCTGAGATGACGCCGTTGTGA